Proteins from a single region of Carassius gibelio isolate Cgi1373 ecotype wild population from Czech Republic chromosome A5, carGib1.2-hapl.c, whole genome shotgun sequence:
- the LOC128014857 gene encoding apical junction component 1 homolog has product MTRTDPPDILVSTVYQDVKVNSLSNHSKAFHPSKQCDSPSISKLENTRKSKSKKRHCRNFDTESMDKPRYHTIAMEYPYRRAERYAANPEVAWNALGRQQGHGLHRFSSPDILSYRLTSQPMTAEMSAEIAVTEQKRRTRSRSASRVQTSLTPVSFDASPPVARRGREAQRTHRNTQPRPEVSPRKESSYAATRAHLNEVHPIKLQPQRSDTSRYSPVYVSEGFDEGKQEKPATSPHVRCRVDIKPDESAVQQGGRKAAIPHVDIPWQKYPSSGSRSLTVPRHFSTSRTSTPTDSFTGESRQKYQYSQSMPNSYIQPMEIPLQKVVSPREPREQYGRERRAHSSPNVPTKFFYAEDLGKYGSSAPSRTYYQDDRYSIPSQPYSPKVPYVQDPRTHIVHTVPSRPYFTEIDTYHYPGQPVYPKTYAASEPGAYIIQTPPARTFYGDDPRTYQIQTAPPRIFYMANPYTPPMEHHIPTRAYYTEGRRHARVVQPQSEDWYGSEVSSYSSHYPSSYVSQVTPTRVRQEPKLTTWYANPCMEPARTVTDPRPYSRSWDNILDTHVEREQPVPRGKSDENLLCQGVPQTSSERPKPVVVNLSSSPRRYAALSLSENSLIDKSPTEARSSSSKLWFVTPEITITDNDIRSSNLSKPEARSASWDVLDSKSAPNQETPQREAKSCFGESTKEKTHSSTSLQQSLEQLDELLADLVIDYKPPRRRTSEDMLDQLKKLIDDEEAVSSARKDSMAGSESGMPLDKQPTSIKIDPDTLRDTDGSCDGLRSTEECSPDKSPDEDDTMMCSNNKCRRTETLFNACLYFKSCHSCYTYYCSRNCRREDWDVHKESCLYGRISSVCRHIIKHCRETTEVHKAFSRIAKVGYLSRGRGVLFLGFPNPGSSTNFLQFGLESLLMSPTYLSLRELESFKDNLGEYCKELQEAGNAYDPNECFLLNVSIAVGEQVPDGPSPRVQAPTVRKFAKIALASYSPEKKVHRKESDMETLILTPPPGMADIDKEGEEGRKAREICFINIQRELRIRGVFLRHEYPNVYQKLCEFVENNRRFTPTTIYPIDKRTGKQFMCMIMAASEPRTLDWVANPHLLDDII; this is encoded by the coding sequence ATGACACGCACAGATCCACCTGATATACTAGTATCAACAGTGTATCAAGATGTTAAAGTGAACTCCCTCTCGAACCACTCCAAAGCCTTTCATCCCTCAAAACAATGTGATTCCCCATCCATCAGCAAACTGGAGAACACTcgaaaaagcaaaagcaaaaagaGGCACTGCCGTAACTTTGACACAGAGTCTATGGACAAACCCAGATATCATACCATAGCAATGGAGTACCCATACCGAAGGGCTGAAAGGTATGCGGCCAATCCAGAGGTTGCCTGGAATGCCTTAGGTCGCCAACAAGGGCATGGACTCCACCGGTTTTCTTCCCCAGACATATTAAGCTACCGTCTCACGTCCCAGCCAATGACTGCTGAGATGTCTGCTGAAATTGCTGTGACAGAACAAAAGAGGAGGACTAGATCTAGAAGTGCCTCACGGGTTCAGACCAGCCTAACTCCTGTATCTTTTGATGCTTCCCCTCCAGTGGCAAGGAGGGGCCGGGAAGCTCAAAGGACGCATCGAAACACTCAGCCAAGGCCGGAAGTTTCCCCAAGAAAAGAGTCTTCCTATGCTGCCACGAGGGCACACTTGAATGAAGTACATCCCATCAAACTACAGCCGCAGAGGAGTGATACAAGCAGGTATTCCCCTGTATATGTATCTGAAGGCTTTGACGAAGGAAAACAAGAGAAACCTGCTACTAGTCCTCATGTTCGGTGCCGGGTGGACATCAAACCAGATGAGTCGGCTGTGCAGCAAGGAGGCCGAAAGGCAGCTATACCTCATGTGGACATACCATGGCAGAAGTATCCCAGCAGTGGCAGTCGGAGTCTGACAGTGCCTCGCCATTTCTCCACTTCGAGGACATCAACTCCCACTGACTCCTTCACTGGAGAGTCCAGGCAGAAGTACCAGTATTCGCAAAGTATGCCAAATAGCTACATACAGCCTATGGAGATCCCTTTACAAAAGGTGGTCTCACCACGGGAGCCAAGGGAACAATATGGACGGGAACGAAGGGCTCATTCAAGCCCCAATGTGCCAACTAAATTCTTCTATGCGGAGGATTTGGGGAAGTATGGATCTTCAGCTCCATCAAGGACTTATTATCAAGATGACCGATACAGCATTCCTAGCCAACCCTATTCACCTAAAGTACCGTATGTACAAGATCCAAGGACTCACATTGTTCATACTGTACCTTCCCGGCCATATTTCACAGAAATCGACACCTACCATTACCCTGGACAGCCTGTGTACCCTAAAACCTATGCAGCAAGTGAGCCAGGGGCGTATATAATACAAACACCTCCAGCTAGGACTTTCTATGGTGATGACCCAAGGACATATCAAATTCAAACGGCCCCCCCTCGGATCTTCTACATGGCCAACCCCTACACGCCACCAATGGAGCATCATATTCCCACAAGGGCATATTACACAGAGGGAAGACGGCATGCCCGTGTGGTGCAACCTCAGTCAGAGGACTGGTACGGCTCAGAAGTGTCCAGTTACTCAAGCCATTACCCTTCCTCGTATGTATCACAGGTTACTCCCACAAGAGTTAGACAAGAGCCAAAGCTCACAACTTGGTATGCCAATCCATGCATGGAGCCTGCAAGAACAGTAACAGACCCAAGACCGTACTCAAGATCATGGGATAACATCCTTGACACCCATGTAGAGCGAGAACAGCCAGTACCCCGAGGGAAAAGTGATGAGAATCTTCTTTGTCAGGGGGTACCACAAACTTCAAGTGAAAGACCAAAACCTGTGGTTGTCAACCTTTCCAGCTCACCAAGGCGTTATGCTGCACTGTCTTTATCTGAAAACTCTTTGATTGACAAAAGTCCAACTGAGGCCAGGAGCTCTTCGAGTAAACTGTGGTTTGTCACACCTGAGATTACCATCACAGATAATGATATCAGATCAAGCAATCTTAGTAAACCAGAAGCACGCTCTGCAAGTTGGGATGTGTTGGATTCAAAAAGTGCCCCAAATCAAGAAACCCCTCAACGTGAAGCAAAATCCTGCTTTGGAGAATCTACCAAAGAGAAAACGCACAGCAGCACATCCCTACAGCAAAGTTTAGAGCAGCTTGATGAGCTTCTAGCTGACCTTGTCATCGATTACAAACCTCCACGTAGGAGGACCAGTGAAGACATGCTTGATCAACTCAAAAAGCTCATTGATGATGAAGAAGCAGTATCTTCAGCGAGAAAGGATTCGATGGCAGGATCTGAAAGTGGCATGCCACTTGACAAACAACCCACTTCAATAAAAATAGATCCTGACACACTAAGAGACACCGATGGGAGTTGTGACGGCCTGAGAAGTACAGAAGAGTGCTCCCCTGACAAGAGTCCCGATGAGGACGACACAATGATGTGTTCAAACAATAAATGCCGTCGGACTGAGACCTTGTTTAACGCCTGCCTCTACTTTAAGTCCTGTCACAGCTGCTATACCTACTACTGCTCTCGCAACTGTCGCCGTGAAGACTGGGATGTCCACAAGGAGAGCTGCCTCTATGGGCGAATCAGTAGCGTGTGTCGCCACATTATTAAGCACTGTCGAGAAACCACAGAAGTCCATAAAGCTTTCTCCCGTATAGCCAAAGTGGGATACCTGTCTCGAGGCAGAGGAGTCTTGTTTTTGGGATTTCCAAATCCAGGTTCATCCACAAATTTCCTTCAGTTTGGACTAGAAAGTCTACTCATGTCGCCAACATACTTATCTCTCCGTGAGCTGGAGAGCTTCAAGGATAACCTTGGGGAATATTGCAAGGAGCTCCAAGAAGCAGGAAATGCATATGACCCTAATGAATGTTTTCTCTTGAATGTATCCATCGCTGTTGGTGAACAAGTTCCTGACGGACCATCGCCAAGGGTCCAAGCCCCAACCGTCAGGAAGTTTGCCAAGATTGCTCTGGCCTCCTACAGCCCAGAAAAAAAGGTCCATCGGAAGGAAAGCGACATGGAGACGTTGATCCTGACCCCACCGCCAGGTATGGCAGACATTGACAAGGAAGGTGAGGAGGGAAGGAAAGCCCGGGAAATCTGCTTCATCAACATTCAGCGGGAGTTGAGGATACGTGGGGTGTTTCTTCGCCATGAGTATCCCAATGTCTACCAAAAGCTCTGTGAGTTTGTTGAGAATAACAGGAGGTTCACGCCAACTACTATTTACCCAATTGATAAAAGGACGGGCAAGCAGTTCATGTGCATGATAATGGCAGCCTCTGAGCCACGAACTTTGGACTGGGTAGCCAACCCACATCTCCTAGATGACATTATTTAA